From one Candidatus Wallbacteria bacterium genomic stretch:
- a CDS encoding glucose-6-phosphate isomerase, which produces MNFRLDYRNVLPFVSEREILSLKDKILKADKQLSTGKGAGAEFTGWLHLPSKIGKKELAEIKKLASEIRKNAETLAVVGIGGSYLGARAAISALSKDSKLGIVYSGKNISGQEMEHQLACLEKRDFYLNVISKSGTTTEPAIAFRMLKKLAQKKYGKKYGQHIIATTDAQKGALRKLSDQEGFRTFVIPDNIGGRFSVLTPVGLIPIACAGIDIEALVAGAKAAEEFCAKKGLKDNPAFLYAAIRFLLYKKGKKVEMMSSFDPRLRYLTEWWKQLFGESEGKGCRGIFPASCTFTTDLHSLGQYIQDGERQLFETFLVVEKTSKLKVQSEKGDLDGLNYLAGRTIDEINLKAYEGTRQAHTDGKVPNLSLIMPELNPKTLGELLYFFEISVAISGYLLGVNPFDQPGVEAYKKNMFRLLGKG; this is translated from the coding sequence ATGAATTTTCGCCTGGATTACCGGAATGTTCTCCCCTTTGTCAGCGAGCGGGAAATTTTATCCTTGAAAGACAAAATTCTTAAGGCCGACAAGCAATTATCGACCGGAAAAGGAGCAGGCGCTGAATTCACGGGCTGGCTCCACCTGCCGTCCAAGATCGGAAAAAAGGAACTCGCAGAGATTAAAAAACTGGCCTCTGAAATCAGGAAAAATGCTGAGACGCTGGCAGTAGTTGGCATTGGAGGATCATACCTGGGTGCAAGAGCTGCGATTTCAGCCCTCTCCAAAGACAGCAAGTTGGGAATAGTCTATTCCGGCAAAAACATCAGCGGACAGGAGATGGAGCATCAGCTCGCCTGCCTTGAAAAACGCGATTTCTATCTTAATGTCATTTCTAAATCAGGTACTACCACAGAGCCGGCGATCGCTTTCAGGATGCTGAAAAAACTGGCGCAGAAGAAATACGGGAAAAAATACGGGCAGCATATCATTGCCACCACAGATGCCCAAAAAGGAGCCCTGCGCAAGCTGAGCGATCAGGAAGGCTTCCGCACCTTCGTAATCCCCGACAATATCGGCGGGAGATTTTCGGTGCTGACCCCGGTAGGTTTGATTCCCATTGCCTGTGCTGGAATAGATATCGAAGCGCTCGTGGCAGGGGCTAAAGCTGCGGAAGAATTCTGCGCCAAAAAAGGGCTGAAAGACAACCCGGCGTTTCTGTATGCCGCGATCCGATTCCTGCTTTATAAGAAAGGCAAGAAAGTTGAGATGATGTCCAGCTTTGATCCCAGGCTGCGTTACCTGACTGAATGGTGGAAGCAGTTGTTCGGCGAATCCGAGGGAAAGGGCTGCAGGGGAATTTTCCCGGCTTCCTGCACATTCACCACTGACCTGCATTCACTCGGGCAATACATTCAGGATGGGGAGAGACAGCTGTTCGAGACTTTCCTGGTGGTGGAAAAAACTTCCAAACTCAAGGTCCAGTCCGAAAAAGGCGACCTCGATGGGCTGAACTATCTTGCAGGCAGAACTATTGATGAGATCAATCTCAAGGCATACGAAGGAACCAGGCAGGCACATACCGACGGGAAGGTCCCGAACCTGAGCCTGATCATGCCTGAACTGAACCCCAAAACACTGGGAGAACTGCTTTATTTCTTTGAGATTAGCGTGGCGATCAGCGGTTACCTGCTGGGGGTAAACCCCTTTGACCAGCCTGGCGTGGAAGCTTACAAGAAGAACATGTTCAGGCTGCTCGGGAAAGGATGA